From the Diospyros lotus cultivar Yz01 chromosome 13, ASM1463336v1, whole genome shotgun sequence genome, one window contains:
- the LOC127789325 gene encoding casein kinase 1-like protein HD16 — MMPELRSGARRSKRLGDLQPAPQPVEQEENWLLPAQNRTRRRAGGGRGRGANATVAKGPSAATPLRLNTAGRGRGIRLIDLDPEPPCEVLPEAGAIGIGEPVFNQVEGVADRDIAMEGGSADKLMGVEEEATTTPVPEKVQVGSSPLYKIEKKLGKGGFGQVYVGRRVSGGIERTGPDALEVAVKFEHRNSKGCNYGPPYEWQVYSTLNGCYGIPSVHYKGRLGEFYILVMDMLGPSLWDVWNSLGQMSPNMVSCIAVEAISILEKLHMKGFVHGDVKPENFLLGQPGTPDEKKLYLIDLGLASRWKDASSGQHVEYDQRPDIFRGTIRYASVHAHLGRTGSRRDDLESLAYTLIFLIKGRLPWQGYQGDTKSFLVCKKKMATSPEMMCCFLPAPFKQFLEAVTNMKFDEEPNYSKLISFFESLIEPCTSLRPIRIDGALKVGQKRGRLLINLEDDEQPKKKVRLGSPATQWISVYNARRPMKQRYHYNVADARLPQHVEKGNEDGLYISCVASSTNLWALIMDAGTGFSAQVYELSPIFLHKDWIMEQWEKNYYISSIAGAANGSSLVVMSRGTPYTQQSYKVSESFPFKWINKKWKEGFHVTSMTTAGSRWGVVMSRNSGYSEQVVELDFLYPSEGIHRRWENGYRITSMAATTDQAAFILSIPKRKIMDETQETLRTSAFPSTHVKEKWAKNLYIASICYGRTVC, encoded by the exons ATGATGCCAGAGCTGCGAAGTGGAGCACGGAGGTCCAAACGGCTTGGTGATCTTCAGCCTGCTCCTCAACCAGTTGAACAAGAGGAAAATTGGCTCTTGCCTGCTCAGAACAGAACTAGGAGGAGAGCTGGTGGAGGTAGAGGAAGGGGTGCCAATGCAACAGTAGCAAAAGGGCCTTCAGCAGCAACACCTCTGAGGCTAAATACTGCTGGTAGAGGAAGGGGGATTAGGTTAATAGATCTAGACCCAGAGCCTCCTTGTGAGGTTCTTCCTGAAGCTGGTGCTATAGGGATTGGAGAACCAGTTTTCAATCAAGTGGAGGGGGTTGCAGATAGAGATATTGCGATGGAGGGTGGAAGTGCGGACAAATTGATGGGTGTTGAAGAAGAAGCAACCACAACCCCTGTACCTGAGAAG GTACAGGTGGGTAGTTCTCCTCTATATAAGATAGAAAAAAAGTTGGGAAAAGGTGGTTTTGGCCAAGTTTATGTTGGCAGGAGAGTCAGCGGTGGCATTGAGAGAACAGGACCAGATGCGCTTGAG GTTGCTGTGAAGTTTGAACACAGGAATAGTAAAGGCTGCAATTATGGACCTCCCTATGAGTGGCAAGTTTACAG TACTTTGAACGGATGTTATGGGATTCCATCAGTTCACTACAAAGGTCGCCTGGGAGAATTTTACATTCTG GTCATGGACATGCTTGGGCCTAGCCTTTGGGACGTCTGGAATTCTCTAGGACA GATGTCACCAAACATGGTTTCTTGCATTGCTGTGGAGGCAATATCCATACTAGAAAAGCTTCACATGAAAGG ttTTGTGCATGGAGACGTGAAGCCAGAAAATTTTTTGCTTGGTCAACCTGGGACCCCTGATGAGAAGAAGCTCTATCTCATTGATCTTGGTTTGG CATCCAGGTGGAAAGATGCATCATCAGGGCAGCATGTTGAATATGACCAGAGGCCTGATATATTCAG GGGAACAATAAGATATGCAAGTGTCCATGCACATTTGGGTCGAACAGGAAGTAGACGAGATGATCTTGAGTCACTAGCGTATACGTTGATATTTCTCATCAAGGGAAGGCTGCCATGGCAAGGCTATCAG GGAGATACCAAGAGTTTCCTTGtttgcaaaaagaaaatggcCACTTCTCCAGAAATGATGTGTTGCTTTTTGCCTGCTCCATTCAAGCAGTTCCTTGAAGCTGTCacaaatatgaaatttgatGAAGAACCAAACTACTCCAAACTGATTTCCTTTTTTGAAAGTCTGATTGAACCATGCACGTCACTAAGACCAATTAGAATTGATGGCGCCCTCAAG GTTGGGCAAAAGCGAGGGAGGTTGCTGATAAATTTGGAAGACGACGAGCAGCCTAAGAAGAAAGTTCGGCTTGGCAGTCCTGCTACTCAGTGGATATCAGTCTACAATGCCCGTCGTCCTATGAAGCAGAG GTATCACTACAATGTTGCAGATGCTAGGCTGCCGCAGCATGTGGAGAAGGGTAATGAAGATGGGTTATATATTAGCTGTGTGGCTTCTTCAACAAATCTTTGGGCCCTAATCATGGATGCTGGAACTGGTTTCTCTGCCCAAGTTTATGAACTCTCTCCCATATTCCTTCATAAG GATTGGATCATGGAACAATGGGAAAAGAATTACTACATCAGCTCAATTGCTGGTGCTGCTAATGGGAGTTCCTTGGTTGTTATGTCTAGAG GAACTCCTTATACCCAGCAGTCCTACAAAGTGAGTGAATCTTTTCCTTTCAAGTGGATTAATAAGAAGTGGAAAGAAGGTTTCCATGTGACATCCATGACTACTGCTGGCAGTCGTTGGGGTGTAGTAATGTCGAGGAACTCTGGATATTCTGAACAG GTAGTGGAGCTTGACTTTCTGTATCCCAGTGAAGGGATACACAGGCGTTGGGAGAATGGTTATAGGATTACTTCCATGGCTGCTACCACTGATCAAGCAGCCTTCATACTGAGTATACCAAAGCGTAAAATTATGGATGAGACTCAAGAAACTCTACGTACCTCTGCCTTCCCAAGTACCCACGTAAAG GAAAAATGGGCCAAAAATCTCTACATCGCATCTATATGTTATGGTCGAACAGTTTGTTGA